One genomic segment of bacterium includes these proteins:
- a CDS encoding VWA domain-containing protein translates to MALFKSKESVILSYVWDNPTITKNLPFEEQRFLLVKIRPLELPSLPKVNLILVLDKSASMEGDPLENLKKAVREILQILDDEDHISIILFDSEARVLVSNTPASHRKEIRTRVEDIFPIGGTCIDEGIDLGIQEAEKFRASDVLSWMILLTDGKNEHGDNKRCLDLAREARKKGINISTIGLGRKWDPKLLEEIADLSGGKMYFVENPEDLKERFVKEFQSIKNVAYRDVSLKVRLEKNVRMSEVSPVFLVTPQIKKIEPLWDGIQWIIEIGNIERDKEKLLLFQLFISEPESSYINKIFDYEIEYKTTLGERQTTQTHNVVLEVTESYVSQFNEEVRETLERLSLYIQQELAEQYIDEGKPLEALTIFQTMVQTAVKFESETLKKLVEENIKKIKAEGSLPDEYRIMTKYETKMVEE, encoded by the coding sequence ATGGCACTTTTTAAGTCGAAAGAATCCGTTATTCTTTCTTACGTGTGGGATAATCCGACAATAACGAAAAATCTTCCCTTTGAAGAACAGCGGTTTCTCCTCGTTAAGATTCGACCGCTGGAATTGCCTTCCCTTCCTAAGGTAAACCTCATCCTCGTGCTTGACAAAAGCGCTTCGATGGAAGGAGACCCATTAGAAAACCTAAAAAAGGCAGTGAGGGAAATACTTCAAATTTTGGATGATGAAGACCACATAAGTATCATACTATTTGATTCGGAAGCCAGGGTCTTGGTTTCAAATACCCCCGCTTCTCACAGGAAAGAAATCCGAACAAGGGTTGAAGATATCTTTCCCATTGGGGGAACCTGCATAGACGAAGGAATCGACTTAGGTATTCAGGAGGCTGAAAAGTTCAGGGCTTCAGATGTGCTAAGCTGGATGATCTTGCTTACCGATGGTAAAAACGAACATGGGGACAATAAGCGCTGTTTAGATCTTGCCCGAGAGGCAAGAAAAAAGGGAATAAACATTTCCACTATTGGTTTAGGAAGAAAATGGGATCCTAAGCTACTCGAAGAGATTGCAGACCTCTCCGGCGGAAAAATGTATTTCGTGGAAAACCCAGAAGATTTAAAGGAGAGGTTCGTGAAGGAATTTCAAAGTATCAAAAATGTAGCTTACCGCGATGTATCATTGAAGGTCAGGTTGGAAAAAAATGTTCGAATGTCTGAGGTTTCTCCAGTTTTTTTAGTAACTCCTCAAATCAAGAAAATTGAACCACTATGGGATGGAATTCAATGGATAATTGAAATTGGAAATATTGAAAGAGATAAAGAAAAATTGCTCCTTTTCCAGCTCTTTATTTCGGAGCCAGAATCAAGCTACATCAATAAAATTTTTGATTACGAAATAGAATACAAAACAACGCTGGGTGAAAGACAAACCACTCAAACACATAACGTTGTACTTGAAGTAACGGAAAGTTATGTATCACAATTTAACGAAGAAGTTAGAGAAACCCTGGAGAGATTGAGCCTTTACATCCAGCAAGAACTGGCAGAACAATATATAGATGAGGGAAAACCACTGGAAGCCTTAACGATATTTCAAACGATGGTACAAACCGCTGTGAAGTTTGAAAGTGAAACCTTGAAAAAATTGGTTGAAGAAAACATCAAAAAGATAAAGGCTGAGGGGTCCTTGCCTGATGAATATAGAATAATGACAAAGTACGAAACCAAGATGGTGGAAGAATGA
- a CDS encoding S4 domain-containing protein: MRIDLFLKKVGILDSRSKARNLVIKINGIEKKLSYEVKIGDEIEILRKDGEYLRFQVLNIPSKNVPRDKRDLYFKILEKGRTTHFLQREENFLKWLFENH; this comes from the coding sequence TTGAGGATAGACCTTTTCCTGAAAAAGGTTGGCATCTTAGATTCTCGGTCAAAGGCAAGGAATTTAGTTATAAAAATAAATGGAATAGAGAAAAAACTTTCCTATGAGGTAAAAATAGGTGACGAGATTGAAATCCTCAGAAAAGACGGGGAATACTTGAGATTTCAAGTACTTAACATTCCTTCAAAAAATGTCCCAAGAGATAAGCGCGATCTTTATTTTAAAATCTTAGAAAAAGGAAGAACAACCCACTTTTTACAAAGGGAGGAAAACTTCTTGAAATGGCTCTTCGAAAATCACTGA
- a CDS encoding peptidylprolyl isomerase, with protein sequence MRKGAFIALLFSGFIYAQTATIEDKVVARVGDEVITLSELNELYENYKNFYPNLSEKELKQSILHELINNKLILQTAKKDTTIARPGAEEINRALEERIKLLEQQYGTENFEEILKSQGLTREALKEMYRENISDEILVQRYIDKYVRPKIQVTPQEIRNFYDQYKDSLKEPDLYRISHILIKVSVDSAQESAALKKAQSLYNQIKKGANFEDLANRYSDDRESASYGGKIGTIPKNFFPPEVQEKLDKLNPGEVSEPIRGDYGYHIFKLLNKTQNTYELKHILVKVEPKAEEWNKAYQKAQSIKNKIEVQKQDFETLAKTYSDDEDTKDLGGDLGWIPYTNLPNEFKQKLSNAKVGDILIIKGQNGYHVVKVNDIKIGKTPEFSEVQNNIKQYIENIKLQEELANLIEDLKKKTFIEIKEF encoded by the coding sequence ATGAGAAAGGGTGCTTTTATTGCCTTGCTTTTTTCCGGTTTTATATATGCCCAAACAGCTACTATTGAGGATAAAGTAGTCGCAAGAGTTGGTGACGAAGTGATAACACTCTCAGAACTAAACGAACTTTACGAAAATTACAAAAATTTCTACCCAAATCTAAGTGAAAAGGAACTTAAACAATCAATACTACATGAATTGATAAATAACAAACTAATCTTACAGACAGCCAAAAAGGATACAACCATTGCAAGGCCAGGAGCAGAAGAAATAAATCGGGCCCTTGAAGAGAGGATTAAGCTATTAGAACAGCAATACGGGACTGAAAACTTCGAAGAAATACTCAAAAGCCAAGGTCTCACAAGAGAAGCCCTTAAGGAGATGTACAGAGAAAATATTTCGGATGAAATCCTTGTACAAAGGTACATAGATAAATACGTAAGGCCTAAAATACAAGTCACCCCTCAGGAAATAAGAAACTTTTACGATCAATACAAAGACTCCCTTAAAGAACCTGACCTTTATAGAATTTCCCACATTTTAATAAAGGTGAGTGTGGATTCTGCTCAAGAATCAGCGGCTCTCAAGAAAGCCCAATCACTTTACAATCAGATAAAGAAAGGGGCTAACTTTGAAGACTTAGCTAATAGATATTCTGATGATAGAGAATCCGCATCATACGGTGGAAAAATAGGTACGATACCCAAAAACTTCTTTCCACCTGAAGTACAAGAAAAGCTGGATAAATTAAACCCTGGAGAGGTATCGGAACCAATTAGGGGAGATTATGGCTATCATATTTTTAAACTGTTAAACAAGACGCAAAATACTTACGAATTGAAACACATTCTAGTAAAAGTAGAGCCAAAAGCAGAGGAATGGAATAAAGCTTATCAAAAAGCACAATCCATAAAAAACAAAATCGAAGTCCAGAAACAGGACTTTGAAACTTTGGCAAAAACTTATTCTGATGATGAGGATACAAAAGACTTGGGCGGGGACCTCGGCTGGATACCTTATACCAATCTGCCTAACGAATTTAAACAAAAACTATCCAATGCAAAAGTTGGTGATATCCTCATCATTAAGGGACAAAATGGCTATCACGTGGTAAAGGTGAACGACATAAAAATAGGTAAAACCCCCGAATTCTCCGAAGTACAAAACAACATCAAGCAATACATTGAAAATATTAAACTGCAGGAAGAATTAGCTAATCTCATAGAAGACTTAAAGAAAAAGACATTTATTGAAATAAAAGAATTTTGA
- a CDS encoding tetratricopeptide repeat protein: MALRKSLILITLFTTSCAYFNTFYNIKIYFKEAEKIYKEQGQLTREATTRYNKVIEKSSKIFEYYKSSQYVDDALFYTAIAYKRLGNYTQAKIKFEELFKYFPDSKYHKKALLEYIDLLILINYTDEAITAIKRNPELTKDPDFLVVKAKLLYANGEYRDLLNLVKENWKTLQKNPSRKMIYTLALDCAVKVGDTDIAENLLRQLEKLAVSDNEMVYLLTTRADLLAKKGDYEQSVKVLEEAVFPENSLQYRIVKYEKARILTQRGLYEQALTELKSIEETSIRDSVYFKSLFLKGKIMETLDSLNLALSIYQDLRNFPIPQSIREEVELRYRTILEVSSDSLGESDESKLRKAELFLYDLKNPEKALKIYEELTDNAKSEEVRLKALYAQMLVYLFHLNEREKAKEIAERIVTEFPLSTQASKILELNLLNVKKE, translated from the coding sequence ATGGCTCTTCGAAAATCACTGATTTTAATCACACTTTTTACTACTTCCTGTGCCTATTTTAATACCTTTTACAACATAAAAATATACTTCAAAGAGGCAGAAAAAATCTATAAAGAGCAAGGTCAACTAACCCGTGAAGCTACAACCCGCTACAACAAAGTTATAGAAAAAAGTTCTAAAATTTTCGAATATTACAAATCCTCACAATATGTAGACGATGCTCTATTTTACACCGCAATTGCTTATAAAAGGCTGGGCAATTATACACAAGCAAAAATAAAATTTGAAGAGCTATTCAAATACTTCCCAGATTCAAAATACCACAAAAAAGCCCTTTTGGAATATATTGACCTCTTAATTTTGATAAACTATACAGATGAAGCAATAACAGCAATAAAGAGAAATCCTGAACTAACAAAGGACCCTGATTTTCTTGTAGTAAAAGCTAAACTCCTTTACGCCAATGGTGAATATCGCGACCTCTTAAACCTCGTAAAGGAAAACTGGAAAACACTGCAAAAGAACCCTTCGAGGAAAATGATATACACCCTTGCCTTGGATTGCGCAGTAAAGGTTGGAGATACCGATATAGCAGAAAATCTTTTGAGACAGCTGGAAAAACTTGCTGTCAGTGATAATGAAATGGTATATCTGCTTACTACCAGAGCGGATTTACTTGCAAAAAAAGGAGATTACGAGCAAAGCGTCAAAGTACTTGAAGAGGCTGTCTTTCCTGAAAATTCGCTTCAGTACCGAATCGTAAAGTATGAAAAAGCGAGGATACTGACACAGAGAGGTCTTTATGAACAAGCCTTAACCGAGCTAAAAAGCATTGAAGAAACCTCTATTAGGGATTCAGTTTATTTCAAATCACTTTTCCTTAAAGGGAAAATCATGGAAACGCTGGACAGCTTAAACTTAGCTCTTTCTATATATCAGGACTTAAGAAACTTCCCTATACCTCAAAGCATTAGAGAAGAGGTTGAATTAAGATACCGCACCATACTGGAAGTTTCATCGGACTCTCTCGGTGAATCCGACGAAAGCAAACTTCGCAAAGCAGAATTGTTTCTCTACGATCTCAAAAATCCTGAAAAGGCTTTGAAAATATACGAGGAATTAACGGATAATGCGAAAAGTGAGGAGGTGAGGCTAAAGGCCCTCTATGCTCAAATGCTGGTTTACCTCTTCCATTTAAATGAGAGGGAAAAAGCCAAGGAAATTGCAGAAAGGATAGTCACAGAATTTCCTCTAAGTACACAGGCTTCTAAGATTTTGGAATTAAACCTGTTGAATGTTAAAAAAGAATAA
- a CDS encoding FHA domain-containing protein, with the protein MKCPVCGFQNKSGVKFCERCFSALDIFSVKPEEEGIFCPNGHWNPSGVKFCIVCGAPIQKAEILMSPYVFVDKETGDLVSIPLAENNITMVIIGRKSNEFTPDVDLSSFRNSVTVSRRHAKLTIDKESGEITIEDLGSTNGTYINGERLEPQKPYKLHPGDVVSFSKKLHLVFEVREL; encoded by the coding sequence ATGAAGTGCCCTGTATGCGGTTTTCAAAATAAAAGCGGTGTCAAATTCTGCGAAAGATGCTTTTCAGCTCTTGACATATTCAGCGTTAAACCAGAAGAAGAAGGCATTTTCTGTCCGAACGGCCACTGGAATCCTTCAGGAGTAAAATTCTGCATAGTGTGCGGAGCACCAATTCAAAAGGCCGAAATTTTGATGAGTCCGTATGTTTTTGTCGACAAGGAAACGGGAGACCTTGTTTCTATTCCTTTGGCAGAAAATAATATCACAATGGTTATCATAGGCAGAAAAAGCAATGAGTTCACTCCTGATGTTGACCTTTCCTCTTTTAGAAACTCTGTAACAGTATCAAGAAGACATGCTAAGTTAACCATAGACAAAGAAAGTGGCGAAATAACTATTGAAGACCTCGGTAGCACCAATGGGACCTATATTAACGGAGAACGATTAGAACCTCAGAAACCTTATAAACTTCACCCAGGTGATGTAGTGAGTTTTAGCAAAAAACTGCATTTAGTCTTTGAGGTTAGGGAGCTATGA
- a CDS encoding protein phosphatase 2C domain-containing protein, whose amino-acid sequence MRLLKCPRCNTFNAMEAEKCVICGFELNSKFCPKCGTKVELTAEVCPNCGFNLVRLFFTPFPLKEIVDKKYKILSKERFGRILQEVNPNLTKLLVESPIQRFYASSGNLVDIIEVEPKEYVPVIEKPQEIKEIRQIWDENGDKGKIDFLRKLIQLVITHNLFYPDKIEEVIFDERSRPIFPVSAERKKGFISSDEFICKIISELKGAKDSLWEKKKSEIIKEKCDLVLLKKWFKELEQKFRAPKIRYAGISDKGPARANNEDAILLFHTNWESHIKETSETYQRYLFVLSDGLGGHEKGEIAAELIIEGIKKEFIKNLIPKKQIQLEDVIDSLQVVNNRVYSLNLDKDSQTDKMGGTVSGVIVDNGRFIVFNVGDSPIFIFSDNIITEISTRDVSNTKAKAITQAIGVKDSESIKIHIDELNTPESKFKILICSDGLTDVIEPEEIKKVIDEKEDLEEVCAKLIREAYKRKTTDNVSIILIEAERETVIGKTQ is encoded by the coding sequence ATGAGGCTTTTGAAGTGTCCAAGATGCAATACTTTCAATGCGATGGAAGCGGAAAAGTGCGTCATATGCGGTTTTGAACTCAACTCAAAATTTTGCCCCAAATGCGGAACTAAGGTAGAATTAACCGCTGAAGTATGTCCTAACTGTGGGTTTAATCTCGTGCGTCTTTTTTTTACCCCCTTTCCTTTGAAAGAAATTGTAGATAAAAAATACAAGATTCTCTCGAAGGAAAGATTTGGAAGAATACTTCAGGAAGTGAATCCAAATCTAACTAAACTCCTTGTAGAATCACCAATTCAACGCTTTTATGCGTCTTCAGGCAACCTCGTTGACATAATCGAAGTTGAACCCAAAGAATACGTTCCAGTAATTGAAAAACCCCAGGAAATAAAAGAAATAAGACAAATTTGGGATGAAAACGGCGATAAAGGAAAAATCGATTTTTTAAGAAAATTGATTCAACTGGTAATTACCCACAATCTTTTTTATCCTGACAAAATAGAAGAGGTAATTTTTGATGAAAGAAGTAGGCCTATTTTCCCGGTCTCCGCAGAGAGGAAAAAAGGGTTTATAAGTTCTGATGAGTTTATATGCAAAATTATCTCGGAGCTTAAAGGAGCAAAAGATTCGCTGTGGGAAAAGAAAAAAAGTGAGATTATAAAAGAGAAATGCGATTTAGTATTGCTAAAAAAATGGTTCAAGGAATTAGAACAAAAATTTAGAGCACCAAAAATAAGATACGCAGGAATAAGCGATAAGGGACCTGCCAGAGCAAACAACGAAGATGCAATCCTTTTATTCCACACCAACTGGGAATCCCATATCAAAGAAACCTCCGAAACGTATCAGCGGTATCTTTTTGTTCTTTCAGATGGTCTCGGCGGACATGAAAAGGGAGAAATTGCCGCAGAGCTAATTATTGAAGGGATTAAAAAAGAGTTCATAAAAAACCTTATACCTAAGAAACAAATCCAGCTGGAAGACGTAATTGATTCCCTTCAAGTTGTAAACAATCGCGTTTACTCATTGAATCTTGACAAGGACAGTCAGACTGACAAAATGGGAGGAACTGTTTCTGGAGTAATTGTTGACAATGGAAGATTTATAGTCTTCAACGTAGGAGATTCACCTATTTTCATTTTTTCCGATAACATAATAACGGAAATCTCAACAAGAGATGTATCAAACACCAAAGCTAAAGCAATCACACAGGCAATAGGGGTCAAGGATTCAGAAAGTATTAAAATACACATCGATGAATTGAACACGCCTGAATCGAAGTTTAAAATTCTAATCTGCTCCGATGGCCTTACAGATGTTATAGAGCCTGAGGAGATCAAAAAAGTTATTGATGAGAAAGAGGATTTAGAGGAAGTTTGTGCAAAGCTTATTCGGGAAGCGTATAAGAGAAAGACAACGGACAACGTTAGTATAATATTGATTGAGGCTGAAAGGGAAACTGTAATAGGTAAGACACAATGA